One genomic window of Sphingobacterium oryzagri includes the following:
- a CDS encoding putative LPS assembly protein LptD: MKALTCFFCTILFLFAIISVSHAQVTQPSRTNPSNVQDTTLIAPDTVKNDLKARAGQDTVVMQGEDGLETVVTILANDSSWNQVNKNILHLYNGAKVKYQEFELSADYIRLDRNTNQLFASGVTDHNGKYVGRPVVIFPGDTPKSVDSLVYDYKSKEGNTYGIMTEQDGAYIQAKVVRKNIYDELSLRTGMYSTCNLPYPHTHFGIQFSKGLLAGNHIIVGPAYLVVENIPIKFAAIPFGFFPRQNKRASGFLFPSFGEDVTRGLAVRDFGWYLAFNDYWDSEIRGSVYSRGAWEGTIRTNYLVNYKYSGGFNIRYASTPSGIEGTPTYRTNRDFNVTWNHTQRQEANPGTSFTASVNVATGTYFQNTGFNMMNSVEDVTRNNMSSSISYGKVFADGKVNFTSSLSHRQTMNTGDVSLELPTFSLNVSTFNPFDSKNRVGEQKWYQRITVGYSLQGRNSISTRDSLLFKKEALRNFTNGFQHNIPIALNLNVFKYFQFNTSVNYTERWYLQTIRKNLVNQVNGFREVRDTVQGFRRAYDYSVSSGLSTKVYGMYPKMGKIEAIRHVITPSVNVNYRPDFSDPRYGFYRDFVNENGLQERYSIFENGIYGTPGAGRSMGIGFSVDNNVEAKIRTENDTTGKGFRKVKILQGLTFSGNYNFMADSLKLSTISFSGRTSLFKEKINLNFNGTLDPYVLNDDGIRVDRFALQEGSLARLTNFGLSFDYSLNPNANKSRNNNIDSLRNQMPNLTTEQANALARISTDPNAFVDFNIPWNLNGSFSMNYARTFNQTLRQMENIVTATINLNGDFNVTPNWKVQFNTGYDIRQQALSLTRFNIYRDLHCWDMSFGWTPFGQFRSYNITIRAKASVLQDLKLTKRESHYIY; encoded by the coding sequence TTGAAGGCGTTAACTTGTTTTTTCTGCACCATTTTATTCTTGTTTGCGATCATCTCGGTTTCCCATGCCCAGGTGACACAGCCTTCCAGGACTAACCCTTCTAACGTTCAAGATACAACATTAATTGCCCCAGATACCGTAAAAAACGATCTTAAAGCGCGCGCAGGACAGGATACGGTCGTGATGCAAGGTGAAGATGGACTGGAAACCGTCGTCACCATTTTAGCCAACGATTCATCCTGGAACCAGGTAAATAAAAACATTCTCCACTTATATAACGGCGCAAAAGTAAAATACCAGGAATTTGAGCTTTCCGCAGATTATATTCGCCTGGATCGTAATACCAATCAGCTTTTTGCCAGCGGTGTGACCGATCATAATGGCAAGTACGTCGGACGGCCGGTGGTTATTTTTCCCGGCGACACGCCCAAATCCGTCGATTCGCTTGTCTACGACTATAAATCCAAGGAGGGAAATACGTACGGAATTATGACGGAGCAGGATGGCGCATACATTCAGGCTAAGGTTGTTCGGAAAAATATTTATGACGAGCTTTCGCTTCGCACGGGAATGTACAGTACCTGTAATTTGCCTTACCCGCATACCCACTTTGGTATTCAATTTTCAAAAGGTTTATTGGCCGGAAATCATATTATTGTCGGTCCGGCGTATCTCGTTGTCGAAAATATACCGATCAAATTTGCAGCGATACCGTTTGGTTTCTTTCCAAGACAAAATAAGCGCGCGTCGGGTTTTCTCTTTCCCTCATTTGGCGAAGATGTGACACGTGGATTGGCCGTTCGCGATTTTGGATGGTATCTTGCTTTTAATGATTACTGGGATTCGGAAATCCGCGGAAGTGTATATTCAAGAGGTGCATGGGAAGGTACGATCCGGACAAATTACCTCGTGAATTACAAGTATAGCGGCGGTTTCAACATTCGCTACGCTTCTACGCCTTCAGGAATCGAAGGTACACCAACCTACCGAACAAACCGAGATTTTAACGTCACCTGGAATCACACCCAGCGTCAAGAAGCTAATCCCGGAACCTCGTTTACGGCATCGGTCAACGTAGCTACCGGAACGTATTTTCAGAATACGGGTTTTAACATGATGAATAGCGTAGAAGATGTTACGCGTAACAACATGTCATCCTCGATTTCTTACGGAAAGGTATTTGCTGATGGTAAGGTCAACTTTACGTCCAGTTTGAGCCATCGCCAAACCATGAACACCGGCGACGTGAGCTTGGAGTTACCAACCTTCAGTTTAAACGTGTCTACGTTCAATCCTTTTGATTCCAAAAACCGCGTAGGCGAACAGAAATGGTATCAGCGGATCACGGTAGGGTATAGCTTACAAGGTCGAAATTCCATATCGACAAGAGACTCCCTGCTTTTCAAAAAGGAGGCACTTCGTAACTTCACCAACGGTTTTCAACACAATATCCCAATCGCGTTAAATTTGAATGTTTTTAAATATTTCCAGTTTAATACGTCGGTAAATTATACAGAGCGCTGGTATTTACAAACAATTAGAAAAAACCTAGTCAACCAGGTCAATGGATTTAGGGAAGTTCGCGATACGGTTCAAGGTTTTCGCCGCGCTTACGATTATTCGGTGTCTTCAGGTTTATCCACCAAAGTTTACGGGATGTATCCCAAGATGGGCAAGATCGAAGCCATACGACATGTCATAACACCTTCCGTCAATGTCAATTATCGACCAGATTTTTCCGACCCACGTTATGGATTTTACCGTGATTTCGTGAACGAGAACGGCTTGCAGGAGCGTTATTCCATTTTCGAAAATGGTATATATGGAACGCCTGGCGCGGGAAGATCCATGGGCATTGGTTTCTCGGTAGATAATAACGTCGAAGCAAAAATTCGTACTGAAAACGATACCACCGGTAAGGGCTTCAGAAAAGTGAAGATTCTGCAGGGTTTGACATTCAGTGGTAACTATAACTTTATGGCCGACTCCCTGAAACTCTCCACCATCAGTTTCTCCGGGCGGACTTCGTTATTCAAGGAAAAAATCAATTTGAATTTCAACGGTACGCTTGATCCGTATGTGCTGAATGATGATGGTATACGTGTTGATCGTTTTGCGTTGCAGGAGGGCAGTTTGGCTCGCCTCACAAACTTCGGTTTATCGTTTGACTATAGCTTAAATCCGAATGCAAACAAAAGCCGCAACAACAACATTGACTCGCTGCGTAACCAAATGCCTAATCTGACGACAGAACAGGCAAACGCGTTGGCGCGCATCAGTACCGATCCGAATGCTTTTGTTGATTTTAATATTCCCTGGAATTTAAATGGCTCCTTCAGTATGAACTATGCGCGGACGTTTAACCAGACTTTGCGGCAGATGGAGAATATTGTTACGGCAACGATCAATTTAAACGGTGATTTCAATGTAACGCCCAACTGGAAAGTACAGTTCAACACAGGCTATGATATCAGGCAGCAGGCGCTCTCCTTAACGCGCTTTAATATTTATCGCGATTTGCATTGTTGGGATATGTCTTTTGGTTGGACACCATTCGGACAATTCCGAAGTTACAATATTACCATACGCGCTAAGGCATCTGTTTTACAAGACTTAAAACTAACTAAGCGCGAAAGCCATTATATCTATTAA
- a CDS encoding competence/damage-inducible protein A, producing MKAEIITIGDEILNGQIVDTNSAWMAQQLAPLHITVAQITSIADTETAITQALQQAETRAEIIIVTGGLGPTKDDVTKTTAARYFKTTLVRDPAVLKHVEQLFARRGYSDMPEVNKQQADVLASATVLFNDVGTAPGMAVERNGKYFAFLPGVPFEMKYLMENRVLPALSQKQSDVFVYNAHLITIGLGESHLARAIADIEEAMPPFLKLAYLPKLGMVRLRFTAVGKDPSVLQTEAERFAELVAERIKPHVVAHADITFEEVIINAFSEANLRLSTAESCTGGAIAAQITAIAGASRMFQGATVAYSNQAKMDVLHVHAQTLEKYGAVSEETVKEMAEGAKQVFHSEYAIATSGIAGPTGGTADKPVGMVCIAVAGKHETTTKTYYFKNDRTINIQRASMAALTLLWNLFQKEQLISEK from the coding sequence ATGAAGGCAGAAATCATAACCATCGGAGATGAAATTCTCAATGGCCAAATTGTCGATACCAATTCGGCGTGGATGGCACAACAGTTGGCGCCACTGCACATTACCGTGGCGCAGATAACCTCTATTGCTGACACGGAAACAGCAATTACCCAAGCGTTGCAACAAGCGGAAACACGAGCAGAAATCATCATCGTGACGGGCGGTCTCGGACCAACGAAAGACGATGTAACGAAAACAACGGCTGCACGTTATTTCAAAACGACCTTGGTTCGCGATCCTGCGGTTTTAAAGCATGTTGAACAACTTTTTGCTCGTCGCGGATACAGCGACATGCCAGAGGTGAATAAACAGCAAGCAGATGTGCTGGCCAGTGCAACGGTACTTTTCAATGATGTGGGCACGGCTCCGGGCATGGCGGTAGAACGCAACGGAAAATATTTCGCGTTTTTGCCGGGCGTGCCTTTCGAGATGAAATACCTGATGGAAAATCGCGTATTGCCAGCGCTGAGCCAAAAGCAGAGCGATGTATTTGTATACAATGCGCACCTGATCACTATCGGGCTGGGCGAGTCGCATTTGGCACGCGCAATTGCCGATATTGAAGAGGCGATGCCCCCATTTTTAAAATTGGCTTATCTACCTAAGCTGGGCATGGTGCGCTTACGGTTTACGGCCGTAGGAAAAGATCCGTCGGTGTTGCAGACGGAAGCCGAACGTTTCGCTGAATTGGTGGCCGAGCGTATAAAGCCTCACGTGGTTGCACATGCAGATATCACTTTTGAAGAGGTAATAATCAACGCCTTTTCCGAAGCAAACCTCCGTTTATCCACCGCAGAAAGTTGTACTGGTGGCGCTATTGCAGCGCAAATAACGGCTATCGCTGGTGCCAGCCGGATGTTTCAAGGTGCAACGGTCGCCTATTCTAATCAAGCAAAAATGGATGTGCTTCACGTGCATGCGCAAACATTGGAAAAATATGGTGCCGTGAGCGAAGAAACAGTTAAGGAAATGGCCGAGGGTGCGAAGCAGGTTTTTCACAGCGAGTACGCCATTGCGACAAGTGGCATCGCAGGACCTACAGGCGGTACAGCCGACAAGCCGGTCGGTATGGTCTGTATTGCGGTAGCAGGAAAACATGAAACAACGACGAAGACATATTATTTTAAGAACGATAGAACGATTAACATACAGCGCGCCAGCATGGCGGCACTTACTTTACTGTGGAATCTGTTCCAAAAAGAACAATTGATTTCAGAGAAATAA
- a CDS encoding dihydrolipoamide acetyltransferase family protein, protein MAIYKLLLPKMGESVSEATITKWVKSVGDTIEEDEAVVEIATDKVDSDVPSPVVGVLSEILFHENQVVQVGDVLALIEVEGGAEVSDSTNDDTLVNHTARTEQQEETNKEEEQINKDEVVIDQAAIPGTELLNEERPDRTKLSSGSRFYSPLVKNIAQEEGLTQAELDAVAGTGADGRVTKQDILDHLQQRVTGSAIAEKPEASVDASTSTSNTPQAEKVNNASSSAKITTAGDELIEMDRMRKLIADHMVHSVKTSPHVASFVEADVTHLVNWRNKIKDSYKAREGENITFTPIFIEAISKAIKDFPMINVSVDGHHIIKRKHINIGMAAALPSGNLIVPVIKNADQLSLVGLSKAVNDLAGRSRTNKLKPDDTQGGTFTFSNIGAFGNIMGFPIINQPQAAILAVGTIKKRPAVLETADGDVIAIRHMMYLSMSYDHRVIDGALGGTFLKRVADYLENWDVNREI, encoded by the coding sequence ATGGCTATATATAAATTGTTGCTTCCGAAGATGGGAGAGAGCGTTTCTGAGGCAACTATTACGAAATGGGTTAAATCGGTAGGTGATACTATCGAAGAAGATGAAGCAGTTGTTGAAATAGCAACAGACAAGGTGGATTCGGACGTGCCATCGCCGGTAGTTGGGGTGTTGTCTGAAATACTTTTTCACGAAAATCAAGTTGTACAAGTGGGCGATGTGCTGGCGCTTATCGAAGTTGAAGGCGGCGCAGAAGTTTCCGATTCGACCAATGACGATACGCTTGTTAATCATACCGCGCGCACAGAGCAGCAGGAAGAAACAAATAAGGAAGAAGAGCAGATTAATAAAGACGAAGTCGTTATTGATCAAGCGGCTATTCCGGGTACGGAACTGCTGAATGAGGAGCGCCCCGACCGGACGAAATTAAGCTCTGGTTCTCGATTTTATTCACCTTTGGTGAAAAATATTGCACAAGAAGAGGGGTTAACACAGGCCGAGTTGGATGCCGTTGCCGGAACGGGCGCTGATGGCCGCGTAACCAAGCAAGATATACTTGATCATTTGCAGCAACGCGTGACTGGAAGTGCGATAGCAGAAAAACCTGAAGCTTCGGTCGATGCAAGTACTTCTACGAGCAACACACCGCAAGCCGAAAAAGTAAATAATGCAAGTTCATCGGCGAAAATCACGACAGCAGGCGACGAACTTATCGAGATGGATCGGATGCGCAAATTAATTGCCGACCATATGGTGCATAGCGTGAAGACCTCTCCGCATGTCGCATCTTTTGTAGAGGCTGATGTAACTCACCTGGTTAACTGGAGAAACAAAATAAAAGATAGCTATAAAGCGCGGGAAGGTGAAAATATCACGTTTACGCCGATTTTTATCGAAGCGATCAGCAAGGCTATCAAAGATTTTCCGATGATTAATGTATCGGTTGATGGGCATCATATCATTAAGCGTAAACATATTAATATTGGTATGGCTGCGGCCCTTCCTTCCGGAAATTTGATTGTGCCCGTCATTAAAAATGCAGATCAACTAAGTTTAGTCGGCTTAAGTAAAGCGGTGAATGACCTGGCCGGTCGCTCGCGGACGAATAAACTAAAGCCTGACGATACGCAGGGTGGCACATTTACATTTTCTAATATTGGTGCTTTCGGCAACATCATGGGGTTTCCCATCATCAACCAACCACAAGCAGCTATTTTAGCGGTAGGAACGATTAAGAAACGGCCTGCTGTGTTAGAAACAGCCGACGGCGATGTCATCGCGATACGCCATATGATGTATCTTTCGATGTCTTACGACCATCGTGTGATTGATGGGGCATTAGGAGGTACGTTCTTGAAGCGCGTAGCCGATTATTTGGAAAATTGGGATGTAAATCGCGAGATTTAG
- a CDS encoding MATE family efflux transporter produces MLKNFYKQNKHFYWSAFALAGPIVISQLGQTLVHTADTVVVGKFAGTIPLAAVSLVHSVFIVVMVIGLGVSYGLTPLIAQANGKADRAGCAKLLSNSLWLNIVTAIALFCLVNFGSMYAIQHLDQDPRVVETAKPYLLILMLSILPLMIFNTFKQFAEGLGFTKQAMNITIWGNVLNIILAIVFVKGMFGLEPMGIVGVGYATLIDRILMMLAMSAYVLRSRLFKVYTIHFQLKHVQLDKVKRIFKIGAPVAMQYVFEVGAFAAASVIAGKIGAVEQASHQVAITLAAMTYMMASGIASAATIKTGHNYGKMNMLRVQKFASVSYHLVLIFMVICALIFALFNQYLPMMISDDQSVIRISAQLLIIAGLFQLFDGTQVVGLGILRGIGDVNIPTLITFIAYWIIGIPTAYLFGLHLNLGIKGVWYGLTLGLLTSSILLFLRYRFMMKKRSVTVANTVATIELDR; encoded by the coding sequence ATGTTAAAAAATTTCTATAAACAAAATAAGCACTTCTACTGGAGCGCATTTGCCTTGGCTGGTCCTATCGTGATTTCACAGCTGGGGCAAACCCTTGTTCACACTGCAGATACCGTTGTAGTCGGTAAATTTGCCGGCACCATACCTTTAGCCGCCGTATCCCTCGTGCACTCGGTGTTTATCGTGGTTATGGTTATCGGATTAGGCGTTTCTTACGGCCTGACGCCACTTATTGCACAAGCTAATGGCAAAGCAGATAGAGCAGGTTGTGCAAAATTGCTTTCCAATAGTTTGTGGTTAAACATCGTGACTGCCATCGCATTGTTTTGTTTGGTAAACTTTGGTTCGATGTATGCAATACAGCACCTGGATCAGGATCCACGCGTCGTGGAGACGGCAAAGCCTTATCTATTGATCCTGATGCTTTCGATTTTGCCACTCATGATATTCAATACCTTTAAGCAGTTTGCAGAAGGACTGGGCTTCACCAAGCAAGCAATGAATATCACGATTTGGGGAAATGTGCTCAATATCATCTTGGCCATTGTTTTTGTAAAAGGAATGTTTGGTTTAGAACCTATGGGAATCGTCGGTGTAGGTTACGCCACATTAATCGATCGGATTTTAATGATGCTAGCCATGTCTGCCTATGTTTTGCGTTCGCGATTATTTAAGGTTTACACGATACACTTTCAACTTAAACACGTTCAACTGGATAAAGTAAAACGTATTTTTAAAATCGGTGCTCCCGTAGCGATGCAGTATGTTTTTGAAGTGGGCGCCTTTGCAGCAGCTTCAGTCATTGCCGGAAAAATCGGTGCCGTCGAACAGGCCAGCCATCAAGTCGCGATTACGCTGGCAGCGATGACTTACATGATGGCGAGCGGTATTGCGTCTGCTGCAACCATCAAGACCGGTCATAATTATGGCAAAATGAATATGCTGCGCGTACAAAAATTTGCCAGCGTTTCCTATCATTTGGTTTTGATCTTTATGGTGATATGTGCATTAATCTTTGCCTTGTTTAACCAGTATCTGCCCATGATGATCAGTGACGACCAATCGGTTATCCGCATTTCGGCGCAGCTCCTCATTATTGCCGGCTTATTTCAACTTTTTGACGGTACGCAAGTCGTCGGTCTGGGAATTTTGCGAGGTATTGGGGATGTCAACATTCCGACTTTGATTACTTTTATTGCTTATTGGATTATTGGCATTCCAACGGCTTACTTATTTGGTTTACACCTTAACCTCGGTATCAAAGGTGTATGGTATGGTCTTACGTTAGGCTTATTGACATCGTCTATTTTGCTTTTTCTCCGTTACCGCTTTATGATGAAAAAACGGAGTGTGACCGTGGCCAATACCGTGGCAACGATCGAGCTGGATCGTTAA
- a CDS encoding Sec-independent protein translocase subunit TatA/TatB — protein sequence MTLGFLNIGTQEMILIVIAILLLFGGKKLPELARGLGRGIREFKDASEGIKREISDQINNFDKDLDVTVEDAPRSAVDQTVKSPAEASGAEQSTVTADNQVAQAKPAEEKKPLPKFSAPENTFQHNPGQQPSADEEHYSYGYNDHFAKDADAEVDGATPTDKKLEAGEQTKNA from the coding sequence ATGACTTTAGGATTCTTGAATATTGGAACGCAGGAGATGATACTTATCGTCATCGCCATTTTGTTGTTGTTTGGCGGTAAAAAATTACCTGAGTTAGCGCGGGGGTTAGGACGTGGGATTCGGGAGTTTAAAGATGCTTCAGAAGGTATAAAGCGGGAAATATCTGACCAGATCAATAACTTTGATAAGGATCTCGATGTTACCGTGGAAGATGCGCCAAGAAGTGCTGTTGATCAAACGGTGAAATCTCCGGCAGAAGCAAGTGGCGCGGAACAAAGTACCGTAACAGCGGATAACCAGGTCGCACAGGCGAAGCCCGCTGAAGAAAAGAAGCCGCTTCCTAAATTTTCAGCACCTGAAAATACCTTTCAACATAATCCGGGGCAGCAGCCTAGTGCCGATGAGGAGCACTATTCTTACGGTTATAACGACCATTTTGCCAAAGATGCTGATGCGGAGGTAGACGGTGCTACGCCAACAGACAAAAAACTGGAAGCTGGCGAACAAACGAAAAACGCTTAA
- a CDS encoding Tex family protein, whose product MTYESIISQELSVSSKQVSTTINLLDEGATVPFIARYRKELTGSLDEVQITAIRDRVQQLRDLDKRKDAILKSIAEQGKLTPVLEQQVKAAETMAILEDIYLPYKPKRKTRASVAREKGLQPLADQLLLQERGEVAHWAAQFVDAEKGVATWEEALAGARDIVAEQIAEHVDVRTRTRKIFLERGQFVSRVVPGKEDAAIKYKDYFEWAESLKDAPSHRVLAMRRGEKEELLYLDINVAEVDVLPTIEKIYINGHNEASGQVQQALQDSYKRLLKPSMETEVRVLTRQRADEEAIRVFADNVRQLLLAAPLGQKRLMAIDPGFRTGCKTVVLDAQGTLLENTAIFPHTGAGGAAEAAKTLKHLVEKHAVEAIAVGNGTAGRETEEFVRKLGLSGVTLVMVNESGASIYSASEVAREEFPDHDVTVRGAISIGRRLMDPLAELVKIDPKSIGVGQYQHDVDQHKLQTALDDTVISCVNSVGVELNTASKQILSYVSGLGPSLAQQIVNYRMANGPFRSRKELKKVPRLGDKAFEQAAGFLRIRQAEHPLDASAVHPERYALVEQMAKDVNAKVEDLMTNEALRKQIDLKKYVSEQVGLPTLNDILAELAKPGRDPREQFEEFNFTDGVNSVADLRIGMKLPGIVTNITNFGAFVDIGVHQDGLVHLSQLANRYVADPHEVVKVQQKVMVTVTEIDERRNRIGLTMKTEEKRNNAPKREQKARQAPETDMATKLAALASKFK is encoded by the coding sequence ATGACATACGAGAGTATTATTTCGCAGGAGCTTAGCGTTAGCAGCAAGCAGGTTTCTACGACGATCAATTTGTTGGATGAAGGGGCTACCGTACCGTTTATTGCGCGTTATCGGAAAGAACTTACCGGAAGTTTAGATGAGGTACAAATTACCGCTATTCGTGATCGGGTGCAGCAACTGCGTGATCTGGATAAACGTAAAGACGCCATTTTAAAATCCATTGCCGAGCAAGGCAAACTGACGCCGGTATTAGAGCAGCAAGTAAAAGCGGCGGAAACGATGGCTATTTTAGAAGATATTTATCTTCCTTACAAGCCTAAGCGTAAAACACGCGCATCGGTGGCGCGGGAGAAAGGTTTGCAGCCGCTTGCTGATCAACTTTTGTTGCAGGAGCGGGGAGAGGTAGCCCATTGGGCAGCACAGTTTGTCGATGCTGAAAAAGGCGTTGCTACCTGGGAAGAAGCACTTGCTGGCGCGCGTGATATCGTTGCTGAGCAAATAGCTGAACACGTAGATGTCAGGACACGCACCCGAAAAATATTTCTGGAAAGAGGACAATTCGTATCCCGTGTGGTACCCGGAAAGGAAGATGCAGCCATCAAATATAAAGATTACTTTGAATGGGCCGAATCGTTAAAAGATGCGCCATCACACCGCGTATTAGCGATGCGAAGAGGCGAGAAAGAAGAGTTGTTGTACCTGGATATCAACGTAGCTGAAGTTGACGTGCTTCCCACGATTGAAAAAATTTACATTAATGGGCATAACGAAGCTTCAGGTCAGGTGCAACAAGCCTTGCAGGATAGCTACAAACGTCTGTTGAAACCATCGATGGAAACGGAAGTCCGCGTGTTGACGCGTCAACGGGCAGACGAAGAAGCTATCCGCGTTTTTGCTGATAACGTTCGGCAATTATTGCTGGCGGCACCGCTCGGACAAAAGCGGCTGATGGCCATCGATCCTGGTTTTCGCACGGGCTGTAAAACGGTTGTTTTGGATGCACAAGGTACGCTGCTTGAAAATACAGCCATATTTCCCCATACAGGTGCTGGTGGTGCGGCAGAAGCAGCCAAAACGCTGAAGCATTTGGTGGAAAAACATGCCGTTGAAGCTATCGCGGTGGGCAACGGTACAGCGGGGCGTGAAACAGAAGAGTTCGTTCGTAAACTTGGTTTATCGGGCGTGACGCTCGTGATGGTCAACGAATCGGGAGCTTCTATCTATTCCGCATCGGAGGTCGCGCGCGAAGAGTTTCCGGATCATGATGTGACCGTACGCGGAGCGATTTCTATCGGAAGACGTTTAATGGATCCGTTGGCTGAATTGGTCAAAATTGATCCGAAATCAATTGGTGTTGGTCAGTACCAGCATGATGTAGATCAGCACAAATTACAAACAGCTTTGGATGATACCGTTATTTCATGTGTAAACTCCGTCGGTGTTGAGCTCAATACAGCTTCTAAGCAAATTCTGTCTTATGTATCTGGACTTGGTCCGTCGCTGGCACAACAGATCGTCAACTATCGCATGGCGAATGGCCCTTTCCGCTCGCGTAAAGAATTGAAAAAAGTACCGCGATTGGGCGATAAGGCTTTTGAGCAAGCCGCAGGATTTCTTCGCATACGCCAGGCTGAACATCCGCTGGATGCTTCTGCCGTGCATCCGGAACGTTATGCATTGGTAGAGCAGATGGCAAAAGATGTAAATGCCAAAGTGGAAGATTTGATGACGAACGAAGCGTTGCGAAAACAGATCGATTTGAAAAAATACGTTTCTGAACAGGTGGGTTTGCCGACACTTAACGATATTCTTGCCGAATTGGCGAAGCCAGGTCGCGATCCGCGCGAGCAGTTTGAAGAATTTAATTTTACTGACGGGGTGAATAGTGTTGCCGATTTGCGAATTGGGATGAAACTTCCGGGTATCGTGACAAACATCACCAATTTTGGCGCCTTTGTGGATATTGGCGTGCATCAGGATGGCTTGGTACATCTTAGCCAGCTGGCCAATCGTTACGTTGCCGATCCGCATGAAGTCGTTAAAGTGCAACAAAAGGTAATGGTAACCGTGACGGAGATCGACGAGCGGAGAAATCGCATTGGCTTAACCATGAAAACCGAAGAGAAACGTAACAACGCTCCCAAACGTGAGCAGAAGGCACGTCAAGCGCCGGAAACAGATATGGCCACTAAGCTAGCGGCATTAGCAAGCAAGTTTAAATAA
- a CDS encoding RagB/SusD family nutrient uptake outer membrane protein: protein MNYIYKSSLIALFIASLTSCDSFLDKQPLSQETNDSFFSSETNANSGVIGMYRTMTSSFAWGQTVLTLPEFSAGHIAHASAFPEYENFATHTVTVINPWTSNVWQGVYSTINAANNIILRVPEIPENSITTEKRNQFVGEAKFVRALSYFFLVRAFGHVPLKLTATTEEEDQIAIPQAAPEEIYTQIVSDLTEAQEQLPESHSSTETSKGRATKAAAQALLAKVYLYQAAFTNDYSLAAATAEAVITSGAFELVSNYGSIWEAENTAESIFELQFDDQTTNPLALVSNDNASMLFYVRDTTIADLFQPTDNRRDFSVVEGSNNRSYLGKFPNFNPPSQNVPIIRLAEILLIHAEAQARVSNSVSQAAYNSLNLVLTRANVAKPISDFTSVDAFIRFVQEEKEREMLFEGETWFDFCRTGLALEKYDTISSENSFLYPIPSTQLAINPNLQQNDGY from the coding sequence ATGAACTATATATATAAATCAAGCCTGATCGCCCTGTTTATCGCCAGTTTAACTTCGTGCGATAGCTTTCTGGATAAACAACCCTTGTCGCAGGAAACCAACGACAGCTTCTTCAGTTCGGAAACCAATGCAAACTCGGGCGTTATCGGCATGTACCGCACTATGACGAGCTCTTTCGCCTGGGGACAAACGGTGCTTACCTTGCCAGAATTTTCCGCCGGACACATTGCACACGCTTCGGCATTTCCAGAGTATGAAAACTTTGCAACACATACCGTAACCGTCATTAATCCTTGGACATCCAATGTGTGGCAAGGCGTATACAGCACGATCAATGCGGCTAACAACATCATTTTGCGCGTTCCCGAAATACCGGAAAATTCCATAACAACAGAGAAAAGAAATCAGTTTGTGGGCGAAGCAAAATTTGTACGCGCACTAAGTTACTTTTTTCTTGTTCGGGCTTTTGGCCATGTGCCACTCAAGCTAACGGCCACGACCGAAGAAGAAGATCAAATCGCGATCCCACAAGCGGCTCCAGAAGAAATCTACACCCAAATAGTGAGCGATCTGACAGAAGCGCAGGAACAACTGCCCGAAAGTCATAGTAGTACAGAAACCAGCAAAGGTCGCGCTACGAAAGCAGCTGCACAGGCCCTACTCGCTAAGGTTTACCTTTATCAGGCCGCTTTCACCAACGATTACTCGCTGGCCGCTGCTACCGCTGAAGCGGTGATCACATCCGGCGCGTTCGAACTTGTCAGTAATTACGGCAGTATTTGGGAGGCGGAAAATACAGCAGAGTCTATTTTTGAGTTACAATTCGACGATCAAACAACCAACCCGCTAGCGCTTGTTTCGAACGATAATGCAAGTATGCTATTTTATGTTAGAGACACGACGATCGCGGACTTATTTCAACCTACGGATAATAGACGTGATTTTTCTGTCGTAGAAGGTTCCAATAACCGATCTTACTTGGGTAAGTTTCCGAATTTTAATCCGCCAAGTCAGAATGTACCGATCATCAGATTGGCGGAGATATTGCTTATACACGCCGAAGCGCAAGCGCGGGTAAGTAACAGTGTATCGCAGGCAGCCTACAATTCTTTAAATTTAGTGCTAACCCGAGCAAACGTAGCCAAGCCTATCAGCGACTTTACTAGTGTAGATGCGTTCATTAGATTCGTGCAAGAGGAAAAAGAAAGGGAAATGCTGTTTGAAGGCGAAACCTGGTTTGATTTCTGCCGAACAGGGTTGGCATTGGAAAAATACGACACTATAAGCAGTGAAAATTCGTTCCTGTACCCGATTCCGTCCACACAGCTTGCTATCAATCCGAATCTGCAACAGAACGACGGTTATTAA